In Bradyrhizobium sp. WD16, the genomic stretch GACCCTCGGCGTCACCACCGCCGGTGACTGGGCGGCGGGTTCGCGGCTCAATCTCGAACGCGCGCTCAAGATCGGCGACGAACTCGGCGGTCATGTCGTCACCGGCCATGTCGACGGCATCGCCACCGTTCTGACCCGCGAAGACCTGCCGGACATGGCGCGGTTCGTCCTGCGCGTGCCGCGGGAGCTGGCGCGCTTCATCGCCGCCAAGGGCTCGGTGACGCTGGACGGCGCGTCGCTCACGGTCAACACCGTCGAGGATGACCGCTTTTCGGTGCTGATCATTCCCCATACCCTGTCGGTGACGACCATCG encodes the following:
- a CDS encoding riboflavin synthase, which gives rise to MFTGIVTDVGDIERVTPTAQGQLHRLRILCSYDQATIADGASIACNGICLTVVASGVAGGRTWFEVDAAAETLGVTTAGDWAAGSRLNLERALKIGDELGGHVVTGHVDGIATVLTREDLPDMARFVLRVPRELARFIAAKGSVTLDGASLTVNTVEDDRFSVLIIPHTLSVTTIGAWRGGQAVNIEVDLMARYAARLTETSR